In Vidua chalybeata isolate OUT-0048 chromosome 33, bVidCha1 merged haplotype, whole genome shotgun sequence, the following are encoded in one genomic region:
- the LOC128802055 gene encoding homeobox-like protein HDP1 has product MNGISGVIGINGVNGVIGINGIQGVIGINGVNGVNEVNGVNEVNGVIGINGMNEINGVIGINGVIGINEVNGVIEVNRINGVYGMNEIIGINGIIWINGIQEASGNGEQRDEDEEDEDERMNARTRSQGTGMSFGMRMIMRMRMMG; this is encoded by the coding sequence atgAATGGGATCAGTGGGGTCATTGGGATCAATGGGGTCAATGGGGTCATTGGGATCAATGGTATTCAGGGGGTCATTGGGATCAATGGGGTCAATGGGGTCAATGAGGTCAATGGGGTCAATGAGGTCAATGGGGTCattgggatcaatgggatgAATGAGATCAATGGGGTCATTGGGATCAATGGGGTCATTGGGATCAATGAGGTCAATGGGGTCATTGAGGTCAATAGGATCAATGGGGTCTATGGGATGAATGAGATCAttgggatcaatgggatcaTTTGGATCAATGGGATCCAAGAGGCCTCAGGGAATGGGGAGCAGcgggatgaggatgaggaggatgaggatgagagGATGAACGCTCGCACGAGGTCCCAGGGGACCGGGATGAGTTTTGGGATGAGGATGAtaatgaggatgaggatgatgggATGA